In a single window of the Methylococcus sp. Mc7 genome:
- a CDS encoding iron-sulfur cluster assembly accessory protein, giving the protein MDLTITPSAEKFIQRMVRFGGAGPDAGFRLLVSPGGCSGLASEFSVEAAPLPGDAVVTVQGLKLFLPAESRLLLQGVTMDFKDTPLQSGLVFIDPKATGCGSCGTNAPGAVPAEVSVGISSIPIKSA; this is encoded by the coding sequence ATGGATCTAACCATCACTCCGAGTGCGGAAAAGTTCATTCAGCGCATGGTGCGTTTCGGCGGCGCCGGACCCGACGCCGGCTTCAGGTTGCTGGTCAGCCCGGGCGGCTGTTCCGGCCTGGCTTCCGAATTCAGCGTCGAAGCCGCGCCCTTGCCGGGTGATGCCGTCGTCACCGTACAGGGGCTGAAGCTGTTCCTGCCCGCGGAGAGCCGCTTGCTGCTGCAGGGCGTGACCATGGATTTCAAGGACACTCCTTTGCAGAGCGGTCTGGTGTTCATCGATCCGAAAGCGACGGGTTGCGGAAGCTGCGGCACCAACGCGCCGGGCGCCGTTCCGGCCGAGGTTTCCGTGGGGATTTCCAGCATCCCCATCAAGAGCGCCTGA
- a CDS encoding 4Fe-4S binding protein → MAYTIVEENCTGCCACEPECPNQAISEASNGLFVIDPAKCTECIGHYDEPQCVAVCPIDLTCIIDENYPRYEAA, encoded by the coding sequence ATGGCTTACACCATAGTCGAAGAAAACTGCACGGGCTGTTGCGCCTGCGAGCCGGAATGTCCGAACCAGGCCATTTCGGAAGCGAGCAATGGGCTGTTCGTGATCGACCCGGCCAAATGCACCGAGTGCATCGGCCATTACGACGAACCGCAGTGCGTGGCGGTGTGTCCCATCGACCTCACCTGCATCATTGACGAAAACTACCCGCGATACGAAGCGGCTTAA
- the nifB gene encoding nitrogenase cofactor biosynthesis protein NifB translates to MQTVQNHTGAESAGVNAAANVDEIMQKVAEHKGCGTSGGSGKASCGSGAGENDLPPEIWEKVKNHPCYSEEAHHHYARMHVAVAPACNIQCNYCNRKYDCANESRPGVVSEKLTPEQAAKKVLAVASTIPQMTVLGIAGPGDPLANPEKTFKTFELIAKTAPDIKLCVSTNGLALPDHVDRLSQYNIDHVTITINMIDPEVGAKIYPWIYYNKKRYTGVDAAKILTERQLQGLEMLTERGILSKINSVMIPGINDQHLVEVNKAVKSRGAFLHNIMPLISAPEHGTVFGLTGQRGPTAQELKALQDSCEGEMNMMRHCRQCRADAVGLLGEDRSAEFTTDKIMEMEVNYDLDARKAYQAAVESERQAVVAAKQEELQTLAGAHSDIKMLIAVATKGGGKVNEHFGHASEFQIYELSTSGAKFVGHRRVDLYCQGGYGEEDALGTVIRAINDCHAVFVAKIGGCPKNDLKTAGIDPVDQYAGQFIEQSAIAYFKEYIDKVAAGEIEHVAKGDAEIRQGALIAA, encoded by the coding sequence CGGCTCCGGCAAGGCGAGCTGCGGTTCCGGCGCGGGCGAGAATGATCTGCCGCCGGAAATCTGGGAGAAGGTGAAGAACCATCCCTGCTACAGCGAAGAGGCGCACCATCACTACGCGCGCATGCATGTGGCGGTGGCTCCGGCCTGCAACATCCAGTGCAACTACTGCAACCGCAAGTACGACTGTGCCAACGAGAGCCGGCCGGGCGTGGTGAGCGAAAAGCTGACTCCGGAACAGGCGGCGAAGAAGGTGCTGGCGGTGGCTTCCACCATTCCGCAGATGACGGTGCTCGGCATCGCCGGTCCCGGCGATCCGCTGGCCAATCCGGAAAAGACCTTCAAGACCTTCGAGCTGATCGCCAAGACCGCGCCGGACATCAAGCTGTGCGTGTCCACCAACGGCCTGGCCCTGCCCGATCACGTCGATCGGCTGTCTCAGTACAACATCGATCACGTCACCATCACCATCAACATGATCGATCCGGAGGTGGGCGCCAAGATCTATCCCTGGATCTACTACAACAAGAAACGCTACACCGGCGTGGATGCGGCCAAGATCCTGACCGAACGCCAGTTGCAGGGCCTGGAGATGCTGACCGAGCGCGGCATCCTGTCGAAGATCAATTCGGTGATGATTCCGGGCATCAACGACCAGCATCTGGTCGAGGTCAACAAGGCGGTGAAGTCGCGCGGGGCCTTCCTGCACAACATCATGCCGCTGATCTCGGCGCCGGAGCACGGCACCGTGTTCGGACTGACCGGCCAGCGCGGCCCGACGGCGCAGGAACTGAAGGCGCTGCAGGACAGCTGCGAAGGCGAGATGAACATGATGCGCCATTGCCGCCAGTGCCGCGCCGATGCGGTGGGTCTGCTGGGCGAGGACCGCAGCGCGGAGTTCACCACCGACAAGATCATGGAGATGGAGGTCAATTACGACCTCGACGCTCGCAAGGCCTACCAGGCCGCCGTGGAGAGCGAGCGTCAGGCGGTGGTGGCGGCCAAGCAGGAAGAACTGCAGACCCTGGCCGGCGCGCATTCCGACATCAAGATGCTGATCGCGGTGGCGACCAAGGGCGGCGGCAAGGTCAACGAGCACTTTGGCCATGCCAGCGAGTTCCAGATCTACGAGCTGTCGACCTCGGGCGCCAAGTTCGTCGGCCACCGCCGGGTGGACCTGTACTGCCAGGGCGGCTATGGCGAGGAGGACGCGCTGGGCACGGTGATCCGGGCCATCAACGACTGCCATGCGGTATTCGTGGCCAAGATCGGCGGCTGTCCGAAGAACGATCTGAAGACGGCGGGCATCGATCCGGTGGACCAGTACGCCGGTCAGTTCATCGAGCAGTCGGCGATCGCTTACTTCAAGGAGTACATCGACAAGGTTGCGGCCGGCGAGATCGAGCACGTCGCCAAGGGCGATGCGGAAATCCGCCAGGGCGCTTTGATTGCGGCTTGA